The DNA segment GTTACAGACAAAAGAGTACTTTTGATTTCCCTACATTCTTGGCGAGTGATCAATGGTTGCAGAAGATGTTTGATCCAAGAAGAAAAAGTTGTATGCAATAAGAAAGATAAAGGTAGATTGGTTTCCAAAGAAACTCACACGGTCGATTTGCTTGAAATTAAtgcataatatttatatatattaatcgaCAGGAGAAACAGAAGAAAGTGGAAAGATTACCGGTTTGAGAGTGTCTAAGCAACCATCGACAGCGTTTTCTCGAGACCAAACCATTCTTTTCATCTGTTTCTCCTCCACCAATTAATGTGATTCTCCCCAACACCGTTGCGTGTGCGATAGAACCAAAGAGTtaacagagcgagagagagagagagagagagagaggggggttggggatcgaagaagaagcagaggaaTTAATAGAAGGTGGGGAAGGTGGTGGCTATCGCTGTAGACTACGTGTTTTGGTCGTCATCGACGCTGGCCTTAGCGAAAGGTGAAGGCTATCATACAAAGCAAACCCGTCCCGATCGGTGATACACTTCAGCCGCGTCCGATTCCTCGGCGACTTGGGTCAAACGCTGCCTATTTCTAAGAAATATGTCCATATTTATCGTTGCAGAAAATTAAAAATAGTTATAAAATCTATCTCTTCAACATCTGCAAGGTGTTATGATTAAAGCTAAGCTAATGATCTATCAAAGTCTAAACTACCCGATAATTATAGTAACCATTTTTAATTCATGTCTTGAtataacatatgtatatgtacttatgtatataaaaaaaactaaattctTGGTTTTAACTCACACTTAATTTGATCATCGAAgtaataatatctttatttagTTTATGAAGTTGCAGATATACATATATCAATCTAACATTGGGATCCATTTTCACGGTAATAACGAAGACAAAAAAAATAGAGTGAAAAAATTTTGTGACGTGAGGAGGAAACGATCAACTCGAATGATGATATCAGCGTGACTGGTCCAGCAAGTCTGGCTGTCATCCATAATTCCGTGATGTTGATATGTAAGCTTCAGCTAAAAATAGCCATTAGTCCTTCAGTGATTCATCAGAGTATAATGCATGGGGCTGCATGACAGTCAGCCTTGTCTGTCATCATCATCGTAAATGGATTGCACTTGAGAGACGAAGCTTTTATCTTTCCAAGGTTGGCTGATGCTCACACTTCCTCTTGAATTATTTGTGCAAATCCACCTTTTTGTGGACTTGGATGGAGTTTGATTGGCATTTATTATGGTCTGCTCCATGCCAGCCTGCTGCAGTTTGGATGTCTTCTGCTTGTGGTTCCCGCTGCctcttcgagagagagagagagagagagagagagagagatgcaagtcTCAAACAACATATACTGATAACTGTGACCTCTTAgcttttatttgatttcattattcttcGATTGATGTAAGATTAAATATGTCTATTACTGCTCCGATTCGACGTCATATGAtaaatcattatttatcttcGTATTAGTATAAACAAATCCTCACGACTGATTACGACAAATGATAACTAATCACACGAGTATTATTATTTAGATGAAAAACATGAATCACGAATGATAGGGAGGAGAAATGAGTACTCCATTGGCAAGGCATATACTCGACGTCACGTAGAGATTAGCCGAGGAGACATTGCCTGGCGTGGAGTAGTCCCAAAGCCAAGCGAAGAGATGTGTATGTATGCTTTGTGATTCCTCCCTCATCGAGCACTGTAATCTTTTGCTGTCGAGCAATGTAATCTTTTGCCATCCACCCATTTGGTGCCATTTCATATGTGAAATCTAAGTTGGATTTATAATGTACATTGTACTGTTGTAGTAGTAGTAGACACGTACACAGAAACAATAATACATGCATTCACAGGCCacagtgtgtgtgtgttttgggcGTCGACAAAGCGTTtatgaattacatatatatatatatatatatatatatatatatatatatatatatatatatatatatatatatatatatatatatatatatatatatatatatatatatatccaacttGAGATGACAATTCCGGGTACACCTTTATGAATTACataattatgaaaaagatcaaatgtatgttttcataggccaagctacccaaaaagttttgggatgaggttttaaggactgtagttgatgtgatcaacttattacCATTTACAGCCCTAGATAGTGATATTACAGAGTATGTATGGTTATGGAAAAATGTTTCATACAGACATTTAAGAGTGTTTAGTTGTCgtataagaagatttgattgtcatagaagaaatatatcgagaaggtattAAAAAGGTTCAGTATAAACAATACAaagccaattggttctcctcttgcaagtcATTTTAAGTTATGCTTGGAACATAGtccttcaagtgatgaggagaaagagaaaatacaaaaggttccttatgcttcagcagttggaagtttaatgtatccgATGGTATGTACGAAGCCgaacatcgcatatgtagtgagtgttactagtatatttcttgtaaatccaagcaaagagcactgggtagCAATgatgtttgtttaagctttgcagGATCAGAATAATGGTGACAAAGACAAGAAACAGGTTGGTGAAAATGACAAAAAACAAATCACGACGAAGACAAAAAGTGAGATAAGAGTTGAAGGCCTTGGGAAGCctcttaaaattcttaaaaacccaaaaaagaaACCAGATTCTGATGAAGAAAAGACTTTAACCATTGACAGGAAATCATCTGATGAGatgcatgaaaaacagaatacAAAGTTGCCTATCAAGGAACCTAAGGTAGAAAGCAAAGAAACTGAGAATTCTTGCAAGCTCAAAGATTTGTTGACTGAACCTGTATATACAAGGTTGCTAGAATCTAATACTGGACTTCATTTGAAGGTATGCACAAGTCACATGAATATATGCAGGTTATGCCTTATTTCAGGTGTATGTTCTGATTTTTCTACTGCTATCTCAGGTGTTGATTGTCAGTTGCAAATTCATGTCTTACTATTACAGAATTAGTAACTTTGTTTGTTTATTCTAAAGTTTCAGTTCTGTTGTACATATGTACACTTATCTGGGCTATGTATCATTAGTTAATTCCTGTCTATATCACAATTACTACtaaataacatgtaaatttaTTGTCTGTGTGTGTATCATCTTAACTTACATAGAAACATATATTAAGATTACAATTAATTTGAAGATGAGAAGCTGATCTAttctcatgatcagtctccacagGAATTAACTGAGATGGCAATGAGATATTATGATGAAGTTGCTCTCCCAAAGTTGGTATGCCTGAGTacaattttttcatatttaattcaTTATTTTCTGTTTTAGTATGGAATGATGGTTAATGAGTATTATTTGTACCTTGGCATGTATTCAGGTCTCAGATTTTGGGTCATTGGAGCTATCACCTGTTGATGGTCGTACTCTAACTGATTTCATGCATACAAGAGGTCTAAGAATACGCTCTCTTGGGCAAGTTGTGAGTCACCTTTAGCTTGAAGAGGCTGAATATATCTTTACTTTCACAAAGTATTTTTCCTAATTATATTAAATGCAATATTATGTACAATATCTGTCAGGTCAAGCTTTCAGAGAAGCTGTCTCATGTTCAGTCACTCTGTATTCATGAGATGATAGTAAGGGCTTTTAAGCATGTTGTACGAGCTGTGATTGCTTCTGTTTCTGATACTGGAGATTTATCTATATTGATGGCTGCAACACTTAACATGCTCCTTGGGCTTCCTGATTCTGATGTTTCACATTCTGCTATACGTGTGCACTTTCTAGTCTGGAGATGGCTTGAAGTATTTCTAAGAAAGCGATATAACTGGGAACTTACAATCTCAAACTATAATGATATAAGAAAATATGCTATTTTAAGAGGGCTATGTCACAAGGTAATGATCATTTTTCATTTCTgtaaatgatatttaattttcctttcatcttacatgttcaatttTCTTAGGTGGGAATTGAATTGGCACCCAGAGACTTTGATATGGATTCAAATTTCCCCTTTGACAAATCAGATATCATCAGCCTTGTACCTGTGCACAAGGTAAAGCTGCTAAGATGGTCTTATTTGAAATATGGTATCTACCATAATGTATCTTACATTCTTAGTGCTTTTGAATCTTTTGCAGCAAGTTGCATGCTCATCTGCAGATGCACGACAACTTCTAGAGTCTTCGAAAATGGCACTTGATAAGGGTAAAACTTGAAGACGCAGTCAACTATGGAACAAAGGTAATTCGTCATAAGATACTGTACAGGTTAACTTCTTTGTAAAGaccttttttctctttcatttgcTTTTGGTATGAAGGTGTAGTTGGATGCAGGCTCTGGCAAAATTAATTGCAGTCTGTGGTCCTTATAATCGGATGACTGCTGGAGCCTACAGTCTTTTAGCTGTTGTTCTCTACCATACTGGTGACCTTAATTAGGTAGCTTTCAGATATTTGTGTCACTGAAGGCCATGGTTCTTATGATATGGACGCAAGTTTCATAGTAcgtcttctcctcctttctttacCGATCATTTGGTCTCATATAGTTTAGTCGTGTGGTGATGTTTGCTTCTTCTTTTGGAGACACAGGTGTTTGCGATTTGAGCTAACAGGAGAGCAAGAGGAAGAGAGCAGAGATGGTGAATTACTGGAAGTCTAAAGTCCTTCCGACGATCAAGAAGGTGTTTGACAGGAACGGCAAGAAGGCTGCCGCCGCCGAGGCATGCAAGTCCTTCGACGAATCGAAGGTGCATGGGgttttgcttctcttcttcttcttcttcttcttcttcttcttctcccttcgaCTTGATCTGATCTCTACTGGATCCTTTGTTTGGTTCAGGAGgacatcagcaaggagttcgaagAGAAGAAGACTGACCTGCAGCCCAAAGTTGTGGAGATCTACGAAGCTTCTGCCGTTGAAATCAAGGTTTATCGATCTTGAACTCATCCTCATGTTATTCACAGACTCTGTATCAAATACTTACAGCCTTCTGCAAATACTTGCTTTGGACGACGACAGACTCTGGTGAAGAAACCGACGGGGTCAGGACTGAAGAAGAAATCAACTGTTGTGATCAAGTTCATCGAGGAACTAGTGAAGATCGGTAATGCTTTCTCTGTCACAGATGTTATAGTTGTTTTGAGGTGATAGCGGAAGGGCTTGTGATGAGATTAGATCCTTGCGCAGAGTTCCCTGGCTCGAAGCCGGTGAGCGAGGCTGCCGCCAAGTACGGCCCCGGCCTCGTCTCCGGTCCCGTGATCTTCCTCTTCGAGCAGGTGTCCACCTTACTCCCCGCAGAGGAGCCGCCTGCTCCCGCCGAACCGGCCGTCGAGAGCACCAGCAAGGATATTACACCGGAAACCGCGGAGGAGATCAAGAAGGAAGAGGCTGAGGCGGAGGTGGAAGAGGCACCTGCCCCGGCCGACCCGGCTCCCTCGGACCCCTCCCCGGAGACGGAGAAACCGGCCGAGCCAGCGGCTGAACCCGCCAAGGCTTGATATAAACCACCAGCCTCCCGAACCGATCATTCCACCGCCACCTCGCCACCACCGCGCACCCAGTGTTTccatgatttattattctttctctTGTCTCTTCGTCAATTTGCTTCTCTTTCTCCTGTACGtaactatgtcttggtttctctcATTTTGCTTTCGGCAAGGGGACATGCAGGCCATGTAATATCATTATTAAGTGCAGTGTGGTGTTATGTTATATTTGGGATCGATAGCTTCATTCCATCTCTGTCAAGTTTCCTTGATGGAAGGCGTAAAAGAAGAAGggcaagtgtgtgtgtgtgtgtatatatatatatatatatatatatatatagaggaagaCCGAAGCTTGACGACGAAGAACAGAACGTGGTATCACCGACTGCAGTGGGCTCCATGCATCAACGTTCATCGATTGGTCATAATGTAGTGAACGCTCATCATTCAACCTAATGACTCCAACCATTCAAGTTAAATTaccaataataaatcattaattccTTTCATAATTGGTTGATATGTTACAAGCTGTTAATTGGGAATTGGGATGGAGTCCAATCCCAGGAAAGTCATCCACCTTAGCTTAACTCGTGGAGATTAATAAAGAAATCATGTACAGTTTTTGCAAGTGGAATGCCATTTCTTTTCGTAATCTCCATCTAATTGCGTGTCTTTTCCACGAGGAATCATCATCGTCGTCCCTCGTAATTGCATCCCGTTCACGTCTCTCGTCTTCCTTTGCCTCAACATATTATTGGGGCTGAGTTCATGGAGAACGCGTAAAGATTGGTAATGCTTTGAAGGATCTTGTATCCACTCCATAAACACACAAGTATATAAATAGATTAATCTAATACGTGAGACTTCGATTAACATGAAATCTAATAACATATTACTCCCTCTGTGCATTAACGTAAGAAACATGTTTCTCGTGAACAAAATCAATCATAGTCATAGTatgatagacaaaaaaaaaaaaacagaaatgacACCACACTGCACTTAATAATGATATTACATGGTCTGCATGTCCCCTTGCCGAAAGCAAAATgagagaaaccaagacatagttaCGTACAGGAGAAAGAGAAGCAAATTTGATAGGGAAAATAATGGCACAGTTGACGCGCCGTGACGACAGCCCCCGGCCAAAGCAATAACGCCGACTAGACCCGCCCTGACGACTCCCGCTGTTGAGAGGCGACCTCCGACCCTGCATGGTTGACCACGACCAGGCCGGACAACGACCTgcccctcgcccataccctgctacGAACCGCTCCACCACGCGACCCCAGCAGccgcgtcagacgccatcagaggtaccccCTCACTCCAGCAGGCGGTCAAGTCAGGTAATgctaacctcctctataaatacccccaagtcctaaacaaaagaaaaaaaagaaactcactcagacacaaaacactcagagactCTTCTCctgcctcatccacaaccccctccacatctttttctaacttgatcgtcggaggggtcgggtcgagctcccggcccgacctgtgtgcaggtgcgagacggtgttgcctcttcccgaagctgcggcggagctgcctcccgaaccgaaccgccgacccgagccaccgagctcggccgccaggagaccccgagggacgccgcccgttgaccaccgccttccggacccggaccAAGCCGCGACAGCCTCAAggccacggctgaacagttactgACCGTAACAAAATTGACGAAGAGACAagagaaagaataataaatcatggAAACACTGGGTGCGCGGTGGTGGCGAGGTGGCGGTGGAATGATTGGTTCGGGAGGCTGGTGGTTTATATCAAGCCTTGGCGGGTTCAGCCGCTGGCTCGGCCGGTTTCTCCGTCTCCGGGGAGGGGTCCGAGGGAGCCGGGTCGGCCGGGGCAGGTGCCTCTTCCACCTCCGCCTCAGCCTCTTCCTTCTTGATCTCCTCCGCGGTTTCCGGTGTAATATCCTTGCTGGTGCTCTCGACGGCCGGTTCGGCGGGAGCAGGCGGCTCCTCTGCGGGGAGTAAGGTGGACACCTGCTCGAAGAGGAAGATCACGGGACCGGAGACGAGGCCGGGGCCGTACTTGGCGGCAGCCTCGCTCACCGGCTTCGAGCCAGGGAACTCTGCGCAAGGATCTAATCTCATCACAAGCCCTTCCGCTATCACCTCAAAACAACTATAACATCTGTGACAGAGAAAGCATTACCGATCTTCACTAGTTCCTCGATGAACTTGATCACAACAGTTGATTTCTTCTTCAGTCCTGACCCCGTCGGTTTCTTCACCAGAGTCTGTCGTCGTCCAAAGCAAGTATTTGCAGAAGGCTGTAAGTATTTGATACAGAGTCTGTGAATAACATGAGGATGAGTTCAAGATCGATAAACCTTGATTTCAACGGCAGAAGTTTCGTAGATCTCCACAACTTTGGGCCGCAGGTCAGTCTTCTTCTcttcgaactccttgctgatgtcCTCCTGAACCAAACAAAGGATCCAGTAGAGATCAGATCAAGtcgaagggagaagaagaagaagaagaagaagaagaagaagaagaagaagaagaagaagaagaagaagagaagcaaaacCCCATGCACCTTCGATTCGTCGAAGGACTTGCATGCCTCGGCGGCGGCAGCCTTCTTGCCGTTCCTGTCAAACACCTTCTTGATCGTCGGAAGGACTTTAGACTTCCAGTAATTCACCATCTCTGCTCTCTTCCTCTTGCTCTCCTGTTAGCTCAAATCGCAAACACCTGTGTCTCCAAAAGAAGAAGCAAACATCACCACACGACTAAACTATATGAGACCAAATGATCGgtaaagaaaggaggagaagacgTACTATTAAACTTGCGTCTTCCTCTCCACTCCGCTCCTCTGCCTTTCTTCTATGCCTACGATCACCAATGTATAGTATGCACGAAAACAAAGAGGAGAGCGGAGCCATGTGCTTGCCAGGGAAATATACAAGGACAACGCACCAAATCACCCTTGCACTGTTATGAAATTACGGTGTAACCCTTCCTAAAGCTCAGGTAAAAACGACCGCGTATATGTAATGCGGAGGGTATTTTCGTCCTAAAAGTAAGGATCGCCGGCTCAGCAGAAGGTTACAGTGGGGAGGTGACAGCTGGAGGTCGCAGTCGCCTATTGTCCTCGTGTGCCACCGCCGTCCGCCGAGCCCCGTGGGAAACGAAAAGAGGCGACGCGAACCGGGAATCGGATCGAGGGGTGGCAGAAACCGGGGTTTGTCGCTTTGGGCCGCGGGGCCCGTTGGGGAGCCGTATTGGTGTCTCCTAAGGACCACGTGGCTTCGGGGCACACAGATCCGCCCTCCGTCATCTTTATCCcacttaaaataatatttaaatacttttttttttcaaatccctTTTGGGGTGTCATTTTTTTGGGTTTTTTTGTGTGTTCCtcgaaaatattatttattttaattatcaacAAAACCTTTAGGACCCCTtatcaacaaaaaacatatatatatagattaaatTGGAAGAAATTTCTTTGAGATATTctaagattttgattatgatttttttaagtaTTATGTTTTTTAATGGTCTCCCGGGGAGGTTTTAATTAGAAAGAACTTCCACCTAACTATGGTAGCGAATAATTATTAGATTTCCACAAAGAATTCTAATTATCatggaatattttattttatgtattaGGCTTTTCAGATAATAATATATCTCCACTTATACCCGATACATTGCAAGAATCCGAGGAAGAAGCCCTTGTCATCATCACCAAATGAATGAGGCCATGCTTCGAATCATTGTGATGGGTGATGTTTAGGTGTTTGCCCGAACAAATTccccctcctttttcttttccccaaTTACTTACTTTTCGTGCAATAATGTGTCGTGATATAAGAAATatctaccaattttattgcattgcAAAGAGAGTCACCCATGTTCGTCAAATCCAATTCATTCACCAACGTAATTTGGCGGTAGTGCCAATCACATCGGATGGGCAACTCCATTGACTCTATCTTAATTATGAACATAAATTGCATGAACAAGTAGAATTAATGAAATAATAAATTATAGTGCATATTTAAAGAATTATTGTTCCCTTACGCTCAATGGGTTGAGTCAGGCTCTGACTCGACCATGGGCTCTTGGGGAATGGGTCGAGTCAGGCCGCGACCCAACCGCTGGTTCCTTGGATTTACATTTCACCTGAGCTAATatttaccacaatgtcacgaccttagctagaattgcctaaggcgtgatgcacccttgcggccaaagacgcgaacttagcttgggttgcctaagtcgtgagtcaCCCTCgtcgcaaagacgcgaacttagcttgcgttgcctaagtcgcgcttcgcccttacgatctt comes from the Musa acuminata AAA Group cultivar baxijiao chromosome BXJ1-10, Cavendish_Baxijiao_AAA, whole genome shotgun sequence genome and includes:
- the LOC135595692 gene encoding plasma membrane-associated cation-binding protein 1-like, encoding MVNYWKSKVLPTIKKVFDRNGKKAAAAEACKSFDESKEDISKEFEEKKTDLQPKVVEIYEASAVEIKTLVKKPTGSGLKKKSTVVIKFIEELVKIEFPGSKPVSEAAAKYGPGLVSGPVIFLFEQVSTLLPAEEPPAPAEPAVESTSKDITPETAEEIKKEEAEAEVEEAPAPADPAPSDPSPETEKPAEPAAEPAKA
- the LOC135594796 gene encoding plasma membrane-associated cation-binding protein 1-like, which produces MVNYWKSKVLPTIKKVFDRNGKKAAAAEACKSFDESKEDISKEFEEKKTDLRPKVVEIYETSAVEIKPSANTCFGRRQTLVKKPTGSGLKKKSTVVIKFIEELVKIEFPGSKPVSEAAAKYGPGLVSGPVIFLFEQVSTLLPAEEPPAPAEPAVESTSKDITPETAEEIKKEEAEAEVEEAPAPADPAPSDPSPETEKPAEPAAEPAKA